In one Tepidisphaeraceae bacterium genomic region, the following are encoded:
- a CDS encoding sigma-70 family RNA polymerase sigma factor: protein MISQRDNWELLQAYVRDRDQAAFARLVSGHIDLVYSAALRQVRDRHLAEEVTQAVFVLLAQKAHSLGAGVILSAYLLKAAYYMSKNTLKYENRRRKYERKAAEMSVRSLAVGDVASTMSDLLDEGMNQLNDRERAAIVLRFFEQRSLAEAGAAMGVSEDAAAMRVSRAIGKLRQFFQSRKLTLNATEAGTLMMAIAVRNAPPQLAETTSQAAMTINATPADPTAPAAGDSHPMIEIIGDATRAMRYDRAVALLRLTATTAAVVLAICVLCHLMWTIARPTPIKAPPDRAMVMD, encoded by the coding sequence ATGATCTCACAGCGCGACAACTGGGAACTGCTGCAGGCCTACGTGCGCGACCGCGACCAAGCCGCGTTTGCGCGGCTGGTGTCCGGGCATATCGACCTCGTCTACTCGGCGGCGCTGCGCCAGGTGCGCGACCGGCACCTCGCCGAGGAGGTGACGCAGGCGGTCTTCGTGCTGCTGGCGCAGAAGGCGCACTCGCTGGGCGCGGGCGTGATCCTGTCGGCGTACCTGCTGAAGGCCGCGTATTACATGTCCAAAAATACGCTGAAATACGAGAATCGCAGGCGAAAATACGAGAGAAAGGCGGCGGAAATGAGCGTCCGTTCGCTAGCGGTGGGCGACGTGGCGTCGACGATGTCCGATTTGCTCGATGAGGGCATGAACCAGCTGAACGACCGCGAGCGGGCCGCGATCGTGCTGCGGTTCTTCGAGCAGCGCAGCCTGGCCGAGGCTGGCGCCGCGATGGGCGTCTCCGAGGACGCCGCGGCGATGCGGGTCAGCCGGGCGATCGGCAAGTTGCGGCAGTTCTTCCAGTCGCGCAAGCTCACGCTGAACGCCACCGAGGCCGGCACGCTGATGATGGCGATCGCCGTCCGCAACGCGCCACCGCAACTGGCCGAGACGACCTCCCAAGCCGCCATGACGATCAACGCCACGCCTGCCGATCCCACCGCACCCGCCGCCGGCGATTCGCACCCGATGATCGAGATCATTGGCGACGCCACCCGCGCCATGCGGTACGACCGCGCGGTCGCGCTCCTACGGCTAACCGCGACCACCGCCGCGGTCGTGCTGGCGATCTGCGTGCTGTGTCATCTGATGTGGACGATCGCCCGTCCAACGCCGATCAAGGCGCCACCGGACCGCGCGATGGTGATGGATTAG
- a CDS encoding type II secretion system F family protein gives MQSQDAVSTGEPTATGPVVSFAYRAQSNAGDAINGSIDARDADDAQARLSRLGLRVLELNSATPVKPKPLRGDDFVAFNQQLGQLASAGLPLEQGLRLIAQDMRSGRLSRTVNLVAEELERGVPIGEAFQRHQTQFPPLYGRLMDAGVRSGNLPAMLLNLSRYSELVQRLRGLLWRSAAYPLMVLIGLALVLLFLSQFVLPQFESIFESFRVQLPAVTQLLLWFGRVLPMLLIVVVILCVGAFVLLPMLRHRGDGFGQSAMLSLPLVGPVLRRSLLARWCDAVKLAVDAGLDLPAAVGLASDAVRSPALRHDGDALLDWLQSSPVAHQPPPGLRLLPASVTATVALAVREQQLSNGLGTLAQMYAQQAEQRMAVIPAVLGPVLLIVVTIIIGFILLGILAPMISLLKSITGGGL, from the coding sequence ATGCAATCGCAAGACGCAGTTTCGACGGGCGAGCCAACAGCGACGGGCCCCGTCGTCAGCTTCGCCTACCGCGCCCAATCCAACGCGGGCGATGCGATCAACGGTTCCATCGACGCGCGCGATGCAGACGATGCGCAGGCCCGTCTGTCGCGCCTGGGATTGCGCGTGCTGGAACTCAACAGCGCAACGCCCGTCAAACCAAAACCCCTTCGCGGCGACGATTTCGTCGCGTTCAACCAACAGCTCGGCCAACTCGCCAGCGCTGGCCTGCCTTTGGAACAGGGCTTGCGGTTGATTGCGCAGGACATGCGGTCCGGCCGACTGTCGCGCACCGTGAACCTGGTGGCCGAGGAACTCGAACGGGGCGTGCCGATCGGTGAGGCGTTTCAACGGCACCAGACGCAGTTCCCACCGCTGTACGGTCGGCTGATGGACGCGGGCGTGCGCAGTGGCAACCTGCCGGCGATGCTGCTGAACCTCAGCCGGTACAGCGAGCTTGTGCAACGCCTGCGCGGCCTGCTCTGGCGATCGGCGGCGTACCCGTTGATGGTGCTGATCGGCCTGGCGCTGGTGCTGCTGTTCCTCAGCCAGTTCGTCCTGCCCCAGTTCGAATCTATCTTCGAATCGTTCCGCGTGCAGCTGCCTGCCGTCACTCAGTTGCTGCTGTGGTTTGGTCGCGTGCTGCCGATGCTGCTGATCGTGGTCGTGATCCTCTGCGTCGGCGCGTTCGTCCTGTTGCCCATGTTGCGCCACCGGGGCGATGGGTTCGGTCAGTCGGCGATGCTGTCACTACCGTTGGTTGGCCCGGTCCTTCGCCGCAGCCTGCTGGCGCGCTGGTGCGACGCGGTGAAGCTCGCGGTGGACGCCGGCCTCGACCTCCCCGCCGCGGTGGGCCTGGCGTCCGACGCGGTGCGCTCGCCAGCGTTGCGACATGATGGCGACGCGCTGTTGGACTGGCTGCAATCGTCTCCCGTGGCGCACCAACCCCCGCCGGGCCTTCGCCTGCTGCCGGCCAGTGTGACCGCGACGGTCGCGCTGGCGGTGCGCGAGCAGCAACTGTCGAACGGCTTGGGAACGCTCGCGCAGATGTACGCCCAGCAGGCCGAGCAACGGATGGCTGTCATCCCGGCAGTGCTCGGACCAGTGCTGTTGATCGTCGTCACGATCATCATCGGGTTCATCCTGCTGGGCATCCTGGCGCCGATGATCAGCCTTTTGAAATCGATCACTGGAGGCGGGCTATGA
- a CDS encoding FAD-dependent monooxygenase, producing the protein MTERALAAAAEQTWDAIVVGAGPAGATAGAILARRGWRVLLLERSAWPRRKVCGGCLNATAVEILRQAGLGAALRSAVPLERVRVRIGHRVADVSTPGGAAIDRKTLDEQLVAVFIQRGGTFITGATASVQPQDGDTAMRSVNARCGSTTVSLRSRAVLACDGLAGTSVSDEPWAGWRVARHAWMGVAAPAAQLQLDLPHGTIEMNVGERGYVGLTRYDDASIHLAAALDPSACRELGGPAALIERILRGCGYAINADQFGHLQGTPLLTRQRVGNGGHRVLVVGDACGYVEPFTGEGIAWALRGATEVSALLPDPSEAWPADLATKWAQRHHRTVHRQQYACRAVRYAARRPTVATAAVAMLKRWPALARLVNRPAESAPLDRPSYEKAVTA; encoded by the coding sequence ATGACTGAACGCGCGCTCGCGGCAGCGGCCGAACAAACGTGGGATGCGATCGTGGTCGGCGCCGGCCCTGCGGGCGCGACGGCCGGCGCGATCCTCGCGCGGCGCGGCTGGCGCGTCCTGCTGCTGGAACGATCGGCCTGGCCGCGCAGGAAGGTGTGCGGCGGTTGCCTGAACGCCACCGCCGTCGAGATCCTGCGCCAGGCCGGCCTTGGCGCTGCACTGCGGTCGGCGGTTCCATTGGAACGCGTGCGGGTGCGCATCGGTCACCGGGTCGCCGACGTGTCGACACCCGGTGGCGCCGCGATCGATCGCAAGACGCTCGATGAGCAGTTGGTCGCCGTCTTCATCCAACGCGGTGGCACGTTCATCACTGGCGCAACCGCGAGCGTGCAGCCGCAGGATGGCGACACCGCGATGCGCTCCGTCAACGCGCGGTGTGGTTCGACGACCGTCTCGTTGCGCAGCCGAGCGGTGCTGGCCTGCGACGGCTTGGCCGGCACGAGCGTCAGCGATGAACCGTGGGCCGGATGGCGCGTCGCCCGGCACGCGTGGATGGGCGTCGCGGCGCCGGCGGCGCAGCTCCAACTGGACCTGCCGCACGGCACCATCGAGATGAACGTCGGCGAGCGCGGTTACGTCGGCCTCACGCGATACGATGACGCTTCCATCCACCTCGCCGCAGCGCTCGACCCGTCTGCGTGCCGCGAATTGGGTGGGCCGGCGGCTTTGATTGAACGCATTCTGCGCGGTTGCGGCTACGCGATCAACGCGGACCAGTTCGGCCACCTGCAGGGCACGCCGTTGCTGACGCGGCAGCGCGTCGGCAACGGGGGGCATCGCGTGCTGGTGGTCGGCGACGCGTGCGGCTACGTCGAACCGTTCACTGGTGAAGGTATCGCGTGGGCGCTTCGCGGCGCGACGGAAGTTTCCGCCCTGCTTCCCGATCCTTCAGAGGCGTGGCCGGCCGATCTCGCCACTAAATGGGCACAGCGTCATCATCGCACTGTTCATCGCCAGCAGTACGCCTGCCGTGCGGTCCGGTATGCCGCTCGCCGGCCGACCGTTGCCACGGCGGCCGTGGCGATGCTGAAGCGCTGGCCGGCGCTTGCACGATTGGTCAACCGTCCCGCGGAATCAGCGCCGCTCGACAGACCATCGTACGAGAAGGCGGTGACGGCATGA
- a CDS encoding type II secretion system F family protein encodes MNSASRAPLAAPAPPRAPGDRSVLHALAASLFWCFAAVVILVLLGGALYFTIPMMLVVAPLLALLLLASAAEAVRYVRRQRSMAILSYLDQAVRLNLPLPAMLASAARSERGVTRRRLRDLRAMVEQGHPISNSLRHTTPEMPDRAVALIRAGEATGAVAPALQRLLRENGRAMLPDPLNVAFYRIYPLALALMITLVLTMLMIFVMPKYEQIFLDFKISFPPITLLVLSFSRDILFPLTFLLAVVALLVAGRAAERFFVVRSGFHGVFRGLTDRVTWFIPLAGAAARDRGLADTFATLGDAVRSGRPLPRAVEEAGRIDVNAVLAAKLSRWRRELEAGASMADAARLAGLPRLVVGLLATAHGSNGALVVCDFLSRYYGSKYSRSRALIVGAYVPAVTLVLGVCVAAVALAMLVPLTRMADQVSIGFGG; translated from the coding sequence ATGAACAGTGCATCCCGCGCGCCATTGGCCGCCCCCGCGCCGCCGCGCGCGCCGGGCGATCGTTCGGTATTGCACGCACTGGCCGCCAGCCTTTTCTGGTGTTTCGCTGCGGTCGTGATCCTCGTGCTGCTGGGCGGCGCGTTGTACTTCACGATCCCGATGATGCTCGTGGTGGCGCCCCTGCTGGCGTTGCTGCTTTTGGCATCGGCCGCCGAGGCGGTTCGCTACGTGCGCCGGCAGCGCAGCATGGCGATCCTGAGCTACCTTGACCAGGCCGTGCGCCTGAACCTGCCGTTGCCCGCGATGCTCGCCAGTGCCGCGCGGTCGGAGCGTGGCGTGACGCGCCGGCGACTGCGAGACCTGCGCGCGATGGTCGAACAGGGTCACCCGATCAGCAACAGCCTGCGCCACACGACGCCGGAGATGCCGGACCGCGCGGTGGCGCTCATCCGCGCCGGCGAAGCGACCGGCGCCGTGGCGCCCGCGCTGCAACGGCTGCTGCGCGAGAACGGCCGGGCAATGCTGCCCGACCCGCTAAACGTCGCTTTCTACCGGATTTATCCGCTCGCCCTGGCGCTCATGATCACGCTCGTGCTGACGATGTTGATGATCTTCGTCATGCCCAAGTACGAGCAGATCTTCCTCGACTTCAAGATCTCGTTCCCACCGATCACGCTGCTCGTGCTGAGCTTCAGCCGGGACATCCTCTTCCCACTGACGTTCCTCCTCGCCGTCGTAGCGCTGCTGGTCGCCGGGCGGGCGGCCGAGCGATTTTTCGTCGTGCGGTCCGGCTTCCACGGCGTGTTTCGCGGGCTGACCGATCGGGTCACGTGGTTCATCCCACTGGCCGGCGCCGCAGCGCGCGACCGGGGACTGGCCGACACGTTCGCGACGCTCGGTGATGCCGTGCGCAGCGGGCGTCCGCTGCCGCGTGCCGTGGAAGAAGCGGGCCGGATCGACGTGAATGCCGTACTGGCAGCGAAGCTGTCGCGCTGGCGTCGCGAACTGGAAGCCGGCGCGAGCATGGCCGATGCCGCGCGGCTCGCGGGCTTGCCGCGGCTGGTGGTTGGCCTGCTGGCGACGGCGCACGGTAGCAACGGCGCGCTGGTGGTGTGCGATTTTCTATCGCGCTACTACGGTTCGAAGTACAGCCGATCGCGCGCGCTGATCGTCGGCGCGTACGTGCCGGCGGTGACGCTGGTCCTGGGCGTGTGCGTGGCCGCCGTCGCGCTGGCCATGCTGGTGCCGTTAACGCGAATGGCCGACCAGGTGTCCATCGGCTTTGGAGGATAA
- a CDS encoding methyltransferase domain-containing protein yields the protein MVIARKHVAERMDAPDLAPQSHLRALAGLRRINRISFAARSMLGPLRQVAARERWRTVRLLDVASGGADVPIALATAAKRHGLELNLTLFDQSDVALDHARQQAEQAGHRVKVHAGNAVDTLPPGEFDVITSSLFLHHLTEADAVAVLANIRRAAPRVLLISDLRRSLPGLAAAHVGCRVLSRSEIVHYDGPASVRGAWTIDEMRRMATRSGLEGATVRRQFPWRMLLQWEARHD from the coding sequence ATGGTGATCGCTCGCAAGCACGTCGCCGAACGAATGGATGCGCCCGACCTGGCGCCGCAGTCGCACCTGCGCGCGCTAGCCGGCCTGCGGCGGATCAACCGCATCTCGTTCGCGGCACGATCCATGCTCGGCCCGCTTCGCCAGGTGGCGGCACGCGAGAGGTGGCGCACCGTGCGATTACTGGATGTGGCATCGGGCGGGGCTGACGTGCCCATCGCACTCGCGACCGCGGCGAAGCGGCACGGGTTGGAACTGAACCTCACGTTGTTCGATCAGAGCGATGTTGCCCTCGACCACGCCCGCCAGCAGGCTGAGCAGGCGGGGCATCGCGTGAAGGTGCATGCGGGCAACGCGGTGGACACATTGCCGCCCGGCGAATTCGACGTCATCACGAGCAGCCTGTTCTTGCATCACCTCACCGAGGCCGATGCCGTCGCGGTGCTGGCCAACATTCGCCGGGCGGCGCCGCGCGTTCTGCTTATAAGCGATTTGCGCCGTTCGCTGCCGGGCCTGGCGGCGGCGCATGTGGGATGCCGGGTGCTGAGCCGGAGCGAGATCGTCCACTACGACGGCCCCGCGAGCGTGCGCGGCGCGTGGACGATCGACGAGATGCGGCGGATGGCGACGCGCAGCGGCCTCGAGGGTGCGACGGTGCGACGGCAATTCCCCTGGCGCATGCTGCTGCAGTGGGAGGCCCGCCATGACTGA
- a CDS encoding dihydroorotate dehydrogenase, which translates to MPDLSINLAGLKLANPTMTCSGTCGYAFEYADFMDLSQLGAFVTKSITREERRGNEPTRIVETRAGMLNAIGLANVGLKRFLDEKVPQLRKMPCPVIVNVAGHSFDEYTETVAAMNGLDCAAGVELNVSCPNVKDGLTFGTHPGRLKELVAEVKKVLPSKPLIVKLSPNVEDITVTAKAAIEGGADVLSLVNTFTAMAIDIHKKRPRLANVTGGLSGPAIKPIALHLVSRVYRTVAKHTGTPLIGMGGVQTWQDAAEFVLAGATGVSIGTALFVDPATPNKVVTGLSDYLQKQGIERLTDLVGALQMPGDEPRKTPYP; encoded by the coding sequence ATGCCTGACCTTTCGATCAACCTTGCCGGCCTGAAGCTCGCCAACCCCACCATGACCTGCTCGGGCACGTGCGGGTACGCGTTCGAGTACGCGGACTTCATGGATTTGTCGCAGCTTGGCGCGTTCGTGACGAAGTCGATCACGCGCGAGGAACGCCGCGGCAATGAGCCGACGCGCATCGTCGAGACGCGCGCCGGCATGCTGAACGCCATCGGCCTGGCCAACGTGGGCCTGAAGCGCTTCCTGGACGAGAAGGTTCCACAGCTGCGCAAGATGCCGTGCCCGGTGATCGTGAACGTCGCCGGCCATAGCTTCGACGAATACACCGAGACGGTCGCCGCGATGAACGGCCTCGATTGCGCCGCCGGTGTCGAGCTGAACGTGTCGTGCCCCAACGTCAAGGACGGCCTGACGTTCGGCACGCATCCCGGTCGGCTCAAGGAGTTGGTGGCCGAGGTGAAGAAGGTGCTGCCGAGCAAGCCGTTGATCGTGAAGCTGTCACCGAACGTGGAGGACATCACGGTCACCGCCAAAGCCGCGATCGAAGGCGGGGCGGACGTGCTGTCGCTGGTGAACACGTTCACCGCGATGGCGATCGACATCCACAAGAAGCGCCCGCGACTCGCGAACGTCACCGGTGGTCTGAGCGGCCCAGCGATCAAGCCGATCGCGCTGCATCTGGTCAGCCGGGTGTATCGAACGGTCGCCAAGCACACGGGCACGCCGCTCATCGGTATGGGTGGCGTGCAAACCTGGCAGGATGCCGCGGAGTTCGTACTGGCCGGCGCGACCGGCGTCAGCATCGGCACGGCGTTGTTCGTCGACCCCGCGACGCCGAACAAGGTGGTGACGGGCCTGAGCGACTACCTGCAAAAGCAGGGCATCGAACGGCTGACGGACCTGGTCGGCGCCCTCCAAATGCCTGGCGACGAACCGCGCAAGACGCCGTACCCGTGA
- a CDS encoding ATPase, T2SS/T4P/T4SS family, with protein sequence MAAPTSLPPSDPRLVVDEMLADAVRRSASDVHVEPTADGYELRYRIDGLLHPVRQLDPTTGRTAVTRLMVMAQLLTYRLDVPQEGRVRYGGDDASQRPLELRLAVMPTTHGLRAAIRLPAELDRPLQLDTLTLPDKVLQGLSQFTKADSGMLLLTGPAGSGKTTTIHALLAQLASQAQGISIIALEDPVERDLPGVTQIEVSRFGELTYERALRSILRQDPQVLMIGEIRDAATASLAVQAALSGHRVVSTLHAASPGGAVSRLLEMGLEPYQITSALFAVVAQRLLRRRTGDEGVYRGRAPVASIAMIDNAVRHAILQRADAAEIGSLFAAQPLYSSLHDAAADLVRSGVTDAAEVTRVLGTPV encoded by the coding sequence ATGGCCGCCCCAACTTCACTACCGCCGTCCGATCCGCGTCTTGTGGTCGACGAAATGTTGGCCGACGCCGTTCGTCGGTCGGCGTCGGACGTGCACGTGGAACCGACCGCCGATGGCTACGAACTGCGCTACCGCATCGATGGTCTGCTGCATCCCGTGCGGCAGCTGGACCCGACCACCGGGCGAACGGCCGTGACGCGCCTGATGGTGATGGCGCAGTTGCTCACCTATCGGCTCGACGTGCCGCAGGAAGGACGCGTGCGCTATGGCGGAGATGACGCGAGCCAACGGCCGCTCGAACTGCGACTGGCCGTCATGCCCACCACGCACGGCCTGCGCGCCGCGATCCGGCTTCCCGCGGAACTCGATCGACCCCTTCAATTGGACACGCTGACGCTGCCCGACAAGGTGCTGCAGGGCCTGAGCCAGTTCACTAAAGCCGACAGTGGCATGCTGCTGCTTACCGGGCCGGCGGGCTCGGGGAAGACCACCACCATCCACGCGTTGCTCGCACAGCTGGCATCCCAGGCGCAGGGCATCAGCATCATTGCGCTGGAGGACCCGGTCGAGCGTGACCTGCCGGGCGTCACGCAGATCGAGGTGTCGCGCTTTGGCGAACTGACGTACGAACGCGCGCTGCGCAGCATCCTGCGGCAAGATCCACAAGTGCTGATGATCGGTGAGATTCGCGATGCCGCGACGGCATCGTTGGCGGTGCAGGCGGCGCTATCGGGGCACCGCGTGGTGTCGACGCTGCACGCCGCGAGCCCCGGTGGCGCGGTCTCGCGACTGCTGGAGATGGGCTTGGAGCCCTACCAGATCACCAGCGCGCTCTTCGCCGTCGTTGCGCAGCGACTGCTGCGGCGGCGCACCGGTGACGAAGGGGTGTATCGAGGTCGCGCGCCGGTCGCGTCCATCGCGATGATCGACAACGCCGTCCGGCACGCCATCCTGCAGCGGGCCGACGCTGCGGAGATCGGATCGCTTTTCGCAGCACAACCCCTGTACAGTTCCCTCCACGACGCCGCGGCCGACCTCGTTCGGTCCGGTGTGACGGACGCCGCAGAGGTCACACGCGTGCTGGGCACGCCGGTGTAG
- a CDS encoding dihydroorotate dehydrogenase electron transfer subunit, protein MTFGSSVPQLNSKRGQFDATVAVNRTLCREHFELTLRLPSFSVTAPGQFVQVTCADWPDELSEVEWDENRPPRLSGTEIADRTAILRRPFSLAGRRDTAEGVEIDLIHRVVGVGTDWLSRLSVGDTVSVIGPLGNTFTLPQNGGTALLVGGGVGIPPMIYLASQLSGTPAVAFCGALTRDLLALSIEPKSEPPAVGGAMNITEFARHGVPAVISTDDGSYGYRGFVTQALEQYLDQFFPTGGPAPRPTIYTCGPEPMMKRIADIAASRQLPVQIAVERAMACGMGTCQSCVIKVKTDDAAAPWRYKLACTDGPVFAGSDLLW, encoded by the coding sequence ATGACCTTTGGTTCCAGTGTTCCCCAGTTGAATTCGAAGCGCGGGCAGTTTGATGCCACGGTCGCGGTGAATCGCACGCTCTGCCGCGAGCATTTCGAGCTTACGCTGCGCCTGCCTTCGTTCTCTGTGACGGCGCCGGGGCAGTTCGTGCAGGTGACGTGCGCCGACTGGCCGGATGAGCTTTCGGAAGTGGAATGGGACGAGAACCGGCCACCGCGGTTGAGCGGAACGGAGATCGCCGATCGCACCGCAATCCTGCGCCGGCCGTTCTCACTGGCGGGGCGGCGCGACACTGCGGAGGGCGTCGAAATCGACTTGATCCATCGCGTGGTGGGGGTAGGGACGGACTGGCTCAGCCGGCTGTCGGTCGGTGACACGGTGAGCGTCATCGGGCCGCTGGGTAATACGTTCACGCTGCCGCAGAATGGTGGGACGGCGTTGCTGGTCGGGGGTGGCGTCGGTATCCCACCGATGATTTACCTCGCGTCGCAACTGAGTGGCACGCCGGCGGTGGCGTTTTGCGGGGCACTGACACGCGACTTGCTGGCGCTGTCGATCGAGCCGAAAAGCGAGCCGCCGGCGGTTGGCGGGGCGATGAACATCACCGAGTTCGCCCGCCATGGTGTGCCGGCGGTCATCAGCACCGACGATGGGTCGTACGGTTACCGCGGGTTCGTCACGCAGGCGCTGGAGCAGTACCTCGACCAATTCTTCCCCACCGGCGGGCCAGCGCCTCGGCCGACAATTTACACCTGCGGGCCTGAACCGATGATGAAGCGCATTGCCGACATCGCGGCGTCTCGCCAGTTGCCGGTGCAGATCGCGGTCGAACGCGCGATGGCCTGCGGCATGGGCACCTGCCAGAGCTGCGTCATCAAGGTGAAGACCGACGACGCCGCCGCCCCGTGGCGATACAAGCTGGCCTGCACCGATGGCCCCGTGTTCGCCGGCAGCGATCTGCTCTGGTAA
- a CDS encoding polysaccharide biosynthesis/export family protein codes for MAESQENIEAKLIAFVEGDLDAAGRAEIEQHLAANPTHRKLLDELMRTRQYVRQLPRAKAPPELVETLQGQLERSALLDNIGTDAGSLQLRSNRWPQLISIAAVVLLALGLAAVVYMALPRDDRQTIARDTNDGAATTTRPAARTTRPSGQTVSTITIAPPEAAIPTAAVPGAPDTTAMVARAGDPSNAATPEVAEMAAKDDAAAPVPPISPVATAKPTDLTPMAVAAAANEQTSTTLPAAVEVATANEPALQRQMAQQQQMQLQPQEYDEALYVVVNAANPAMANDRVASYLSQNQIDYQNVVPNMTALENVRQSQRATVGLTAPLHGGDVAMQNNTEPGSKAEAGALSDASVDGEARSTNAVQADRQLQQLPLVEARVAQQIFAKRMTRQQVTELQTAIAEPDVALIEPPPPSPDALQPGDEVEITVNELVGPGVEKTNRAKIAADGNVTMPMVEPVRAQGLTPEALSAAITQRYQDSSLIDRPTVTVARVSPALPTTAPIGAPAEGAATTLPATNPTTQAIATVAADPDAPVDVMIVVQTAAPVVPPAATTLPATQPTTMSATQPATAPATQATTQTTTAPVEAIAAEPSATTLPAATQPATVPAEMEPVLEGIMP; via the coding sequence ATGGCTGAATCACAGGAAAACATCGAAGCCAAGCTCATCGCCTTCGTCGAAGGCGACCTGGACGCGGCCGGTCGGGCTGAGATCGAGCAGCACCTGGCGGCCAACCCCACGCATCGCAAGCTGCTGGACGAACTGATGCGCACGCGCCAGTACGTGCGCCAGCTGCCCCGCGCCAAGGCGCCGCCGGAACTGGTGGAAACGCTGCAGGGGCAACTCGAACGGTCGGCGTTGCTGGACAACATCGGCACCGATGCCGGTTCGCTGCAGTTGCGGTCGAATCGCTGGCCACAGCTGATTTCGATCGCCGCCGTCGTGCTGCTGGCGCTGGGGTTGGCGGCGGTCGTCTACATGGCGTTGCCGCGCGACGACCGCCAGACGATTGCCCGCGACACGAACGATGGCGCCGCCACCACCACCCGCCCCGCGGCCCGCACGACGCGACCGAGCGGGCAGACCGTCTCCACGATCACGATCGCCCCACCGGAAGCCGCCATTCCCACCGCGGCCGTGCCCGGCGCCCCCGATACCACAGCGATGGTCGCGCGTGCCGGTGATCCTTCGAACGCCGCGACCCCGGAAGTCGCCGAGATGGCCGCTAAGGACGACGCCGCCGCCCCGGTGCCGCCCATCTCCCCCGTCGCCACCGCCAAGCCCACCGATCTGACCCCGATGGCCGTCGCCGCCGCAGCGAACGAGCAGACATCCACCACGCTTCCCGCAGCCGTCGAAGTTGCTACGGCCAACGAGCCGGCGCTGCAACGGCAGATGGCGCAACAACAGCAGATGCAGTTGCAGCCGCAGGAGTACGACGAGGCGCTGTACGTCGTGGTGAACGCCGCCAACCCCGCGATGGCGAACGACCGCGTGGCGTCGTACCTATCGCAGAACCAGATCGACTATCAAAACGTCGTGCCAAACATGACGGCGCTGGAGAACGTGCGCCAATCCCAGCGCGCCACCGTTGGCCTTACCGCGCCGCTGCACGGCGGCGACGTAGCGATGCAGAACAACACCGAACCCGGCAGCAAAGCGGAAGCCGGCGCCCTGTCCGACGCGTCGGTTGACGGGGAAGCCAGGTCGACCAATGCAGTGCAGGCAGATCGCCAGCTGCAGCAATTGCCGCTCGTTGAGGCGCGCGTCGCGCAACAGATCTTCGCCAAGCGAATGACGCGTCAACAGGTGACGGAACTGCAGACCGCCATCGCCGAGCCCGACGTTGCGCTGATCGAGCCACCGCCCCCATCGCCCGACGCGCTGCAACCCGGCGACGAGGTCGAGATCACGGTGAACGAACTGGTGGGCCCCGGCGTCGAAAAGACGAACCGCGCCAAGATCGCCGCTGACGGCAACGTGACGATGCCGATGGTGGAGCCCGTGCGGGCCCAGGGCCTGACGCCCGAAGCACTCTCGGCCGCCATAACCCAGCGGTACCAGGATTCCAGCCTGATCGACCGGCCGACCGTCACCGTCGCTCGCGTGTCGCCTGCCTTGCCAACCACGGCCCCCATTGGTGCACCGGCCGAGGGCGCCGCCACCACCTTGCCCGCGACGAACCCGACGACGCAAGCCATCGCGACCGTGGCGGCTGACCCGGACGCGCCGGTCGACGTGATGATCGTCGTGCAGACGGCCGCCCCGGTCGTGCCCCCCGCGGCCACCACGTTGCCCGCGACGCAACCGACGACGATGTCGGCCACCCAACCCGCAACCGCGCCGGCGACACAAGCCACGACTCAAACGACCACCGCCCCGGTGGAGGCCATCGCCGCCGAGCCGTCCGCAACGACACTGCCCGCGGCCACCCAACCCGCGACCGTACCTGCAGAGATGGAACCGGTCCTCGAAGGCATCATGCCTTAA